In Daucus carota subsp. sativus chromosome 4, DH1 v3.0, whole genome shotgun sequence, one DNA window encodes the following:
- the LOC108215846 gene encoding glycerol-3-phosphate acyltransferase 9, with product MKSSSSELELDRPNIEDYLPSDSFTLPPSPTRLLHLRDLLDISPTLTEAAGAIIDDSFTRCFKSNPPEPWNWNIYLFPMWCLGVVIRYGILFPIRVIVLTIGWIIFLSSYFSVHFLLKGQEKLRKNLERSLVELICSFFVASWTGVVKYHGPRPSIRPKQVFVANHTSMIDFIILEQMTAFAVIMQKHPGWVGLLQSTILESVGCIWFNRTEAKDREIVARKLREHVEGADNNPLLIFPEGTCVNNHYSVMFKKGAFELGSTVCPIAIKYNKIFVDAFWNSRKQSFTKHLLQLMTSWAVVCDVWYLEPQNLKPGETPIEFAERVRNIISTRAGLKMVPWDGYLKYSRPSPKHREQKQKSFAESVLRRLEQK from the exons ATGAAGTCCTCAAGCTCCGAATTGGAGTTGGATCGACCTAATATTGAAGATTATCTCCCTTCTGATTCCTTCACTCTCCCTCCTTCCCCCACTCGCCTTCTTCACCT CCGCGATTTGCTTGACATTTCACCCACTCTAACTGAGGCTGCTGGAGCTATTATCGAT GACTCTTTTACAAGATGTTTCAAGTCTAATCCTCCAGAACCTTGGAACtggaatatatatttatttccaaTGTGgtgtttgggggtggtaatcagATATGGGATACTTTTCCCTATACG GGTTATAGTATTGACCATAGGATGGATAATATTCCTTTCATCCTACTTCTCTGTGCATTTCCTATTAAAAGGGCAGGAGAAGTTGAGGAAAAATTTAGAG AGAAGTCTGGTGGAGTTAATTTGCAGTTTCTTTGTTGCGTCCTGGACTGGTGTTGTCAAGTACCATGGTCCACGACCTAGCATTCGACCAAAGCAG GTTTTTGTAGCCAATCACACATCAATGATTGATTTCATCATTTTAGAGCAGATGACTGCTTTTGCTGTTATCATGCAAAAACATCCTGGTTGGGTTG GACTATTGCAGAGCACCATTTTGGAAAGTGTAGGATGTATTTGGTTCAACCGAACAGAAGCAAAAGATCGTGAAATTGTAGCAAGAAA GTTAAGAGAACATGTGGAAGGGGCAGACAATAACCCACTTCTCATATTTCCTGAAGGAACCTGTGTAAATAATCATTACAGTGTCATGTTTAAAAAG GGTGCATTTGAACTTGGCAGCACCGTTTGCCCAATAGCAATCAAGTACAACAAAATCTTCGTAGATGCCTTCTGGAATAGCAGAAA GCAGTCTTTTACGAAGCACCTCTTGCAGCTTATGACATCATGGGCAGTTGTATGTGATGTATGGTACCTGGAGCCCCAAAATCTGAAGCCTGGAGAGACACCCATAGAGTTTGCGGAGAG GGTCAGGAATATCATTTCTACGCGTGCAGGCCTTAAGATGGTTCCGTGGGATGGATATTTGAAATATTCTCGACCTAGCCCCAAGCACAGAGAACAAAA GCAGAAAAGCTTCGCCGAATCGGTGCTCCGCCGCTTGGAACAAAAATAG